A genomic window from Hyla sarda isolate aHylSar1 chromosome 8, aHylSar1.hap1, whole genome shotgun sequence includes:
- the LOC130284043 gene encoding gamma-crystallin-3-like — protein sequence MGKIIFYEDRDFQGRSYECHSECPDLSSYFRRCNSIRVESGNWILYEHPNYRGHQYFLHKGDYPDFQQWMGYNDSIRSCRISPQYQGSFRITIYEKQDFRGQMMEFSEDCPHVYEQFSYNDIYSCQVHDGYWMFYEEPNYRGRQYYLRPGEYRRYTDWGATSPKIGSFKRVHHFY from the exons ATGGGCAAG ATTATATTCTATGAGGACAGGGATTTCCAGGGTCGCTCTTACGAGTGTCACTCTGAATGCCCAGATTTATCCTCATACTTTAGGCGTTGCAACTCTATCCGTGTAGAAAGTGGAAACTGGATCCTATATGAACACCCCAACTACAGAGGACACCAGTATTTTCTGCATAAAGGAGATTATCCTGACTTCCAGCAATGGATGGGTTATAATGACTCCATTAGGTCTTGTCGCATTAGCCCACAG tacCAAGGTTCATTTAGAATAACCATCTATGAGAAACAAGATTTCAGAGGTCAGATGATGGAGTTCAGTGAAGACTGTCCTCACGTGTATGAGCAATTTAGTTACAATGATATTTATTCTTGCCAAGTGCATGATGGATACTGGATGTTCTATGAAGAGCCCAACTACAGAGGACGTCAGTATTACCTGAGGCCTGGAGAGTACAGAAGATACACTGACTGGGGAGCAACATCTCCTAAAATTGGCTCTTTTAAGCGTGTCCATCATTTCTACTAA